From the Notolabrus celidotus isolate fNotCel1 chromosome 12, fNotCel1.pri, whole genome shotgun sequence genome, one window contains:
- the LOC117822275 gene encoding protein FAM8A1-like has translation MADKENTNMEVDKEKNNPVANRVDSLKDDVIPNNGNENNVEGKKRTVQSRATAEYCEKLQAWMWQYYTGYVNWQGWMAASAMSCPYYLQAASGTPTAGFDINAQNWFNSPFVLPLSPYGPAVSSLSSRTGEAAGGAAGSAQPQQQQPQENGNAQRPGREYSIPSPLQRLLAEMVDFFILFFIKATIIISIMHLSGIKDVSKFAMHFIVEEIDEDTSMEELQKMMLVALVYRILVCFYEIICIWGAGGATPGKFLVGLRVVTCDSSVLVQPNRVLVVPATNVSLSASTVRALNKNFSIAFFFPAFITLLFFQHNRTVYDMVAGTIVVKRSRVR, from the exons ATGGCGgacaaggaaaacacaaacatggaaGTCGATAAAGAAAAGAATAATCCTGTAGCTAACAGAGTTGACTCCCTCAAAGACGATGTTATTCCAAACAACGGCAACGAGAACAATGTCGAAGGGAAGAAGAGAACCGTCCAGAGCCGCGCCACAGCGGAGTACTGCGAGAAACTGCAGGCGTGGATGTGGCAGTACTACACAGGATATGTGAACTGGCAGGGCTGGATGGCAGCGTCAGCCATGTCTTGTCCTTATTATTTACAGGCAGCAAGTGGGACACCGACGGCAGGGTTTGACATTAACGCCCAAAACTGGTTCAACAGCCCGTTTGTCCTGCCGTTATCGCCTTATGGCCCCGCTGTCAGCTCTCTGAGCAGCCGGACAGGCGAGGCAGCAGGCGGGGCTGCGGGGTCCGCTCAGCCGCAGCAGCAACAGCCACAGGAGAACGGGAACGCTCAGAGACCAG GTCGGGAGTATAGTATTCCTTCACCACTCCAAAGACTACTGGCTGAGATGGTGGatttcttcattttgtttttcattaaagcgACCATAATCATCAGTATTATGCACCTCAGTGGAATCAA AGATGTTTCCAAGTTTGCCATGCATTTCATAGTGGAGGAAATAGATGAAGACACATCTATGGAGGAGCTACAGAAAATGATGCTTGTTGCACTTGTGTATCGGATattagtgtgtttttatgag ATTATTTGCATTtggggagcaggaggagcaacTCCAGGGAAGTTTCTGGTTGGACTCAGAGTTGTTACATGTGACTCATCAGTTCTGGTTCAGCCTAACAGGGTGCTTGTAGTGCCAGCAACtaatgtctctctgtctgc ATCAACTGTCCGAGCCTTAAACAAGAACTTTTCCATTGCCTTCTTTTTCCCGGCCTTCATCACTCTTCTGTTCTTCCAGCACAACAGAACTGTGTATGACATGGTCGCTGGTACAATTGTTGTCAAGCGCTCCCGGGTCAGATGA
- the fabp4b gene encoding fatty acid binding protein 4b encodes MVEQFVGNWTLASSENFDEYMKAIGVGFATRQMGNMAKPNLVISVEDSGVISLKSETTFKTTEIKFKLNEEFEETTADGRKTMTTFTLENGKLVQLQAWEGKKTTLERELQDGKLTAKCIMDDVVAVRTYEKGA; translated from the exons ATGGTTGAACAGTTTGTAGGAAACTGGACTCTGGCCTCCAGCGAGAACTTTGATGAATACATGAAGGCAATTG GTGTGGGCTTCGCCACTCGACAAATGGGCAACATGGCAAAGCCGAACCTGGTGATCAGCGTGGAAGATTCCGGCGTGATTTCATTGAAGTCTGAGACAACTTTCAAGACCACAGAGATCAAGTTTAAGCTGAACGAGGAGTTTGAAGAGACCACCGCGGATGGTCGAAAAACAATG ACCACATTCACTCTGGAGAATGGCAAACTTGTGCAGCTGCAGGCGTGGGAGGGCAAGAAGACGACGCTAGAACGAGAGCTTCAGGACGGGAAACTGACAGCT AAATGTATCATGGATGACGTTGTTGCAGTGAGGACCTATGAGAAGGGGGCTTGA